One window of the Mycobacteriales bacterium genome contains the following:
- a CDS encoding ABC transporter ATP-binding protein, translating to MLDVNGIDVYYGPVQALRDLSLHVGDGEMVALLGANGAGKTTTLRAISGLLPYKRGSIRVGDVEVSSLPAHKVVTSGVAHLAQGRELFADLTVTENLRLGHWTRRHHRGDFDERCERVFQLFPRLRERAHQASGTMSGGEQQMLAVGRALMSDPKLLLVDEASMGLAPNLVEQLFEALAAVNAAGTSVLVVEQFIGMALRYTKRAYVLAKGTVVLEGPSAELAKSEDVVGAYLGHDTHDEEPATA from the coding sequence ATGCTCGACGTCAACGGGATCGACGTCTACTACGGGCCGGTCCAGGCGCTGCGCGACCTGAGCCTGCACGTCGGCGACGGCGAGATGGTCGCCCTCCTCGGCGCGAACGGCGCCGGCAAGACCACGACGTTGCGCGCCATCTCCGGGCTGCTGCCGTACAAGCGCGGCTCGATCCGGGTCGGCGACGTCGAGGTCAGCAGCCTGCCGGCGCACAAGGTCGTCACGTCCGGCGTCGCGCACCTGGCGCAGGGCCGCGAGCTGTTCGCCGACCTCACCGTCACCGAGAACCTCCGGCTCGGCCACTGGACGCGGCGGCACCACCGCGGCGACTTCGACGAGCGGTGCGAGCGGGTGTTCCAGCTCTTCCCGCGGCTGCGGGAGCGGGCGCACCAGGCGTCCGGCACCATGTCCGGCGGCGAGCAGCAGATGCTCGCGGTCGGCCGCGCGCTGATGAGCGACCCGAAGCTGCTGCTCGTGGACGAGGCGTCGATGGGCCTCGCCCCGAACCTCGTCGAGCAGCTCTTCGAGGCGCTCGCCGCCGTCAACGCCGCCGGCACCAGCGTGCTCGTGGTCGAGCAGTTCATCGGCATGGCGCTGCGCTACACCAAGCGGGCGTACGTGCTCGCGAAGGGGACGGTCGTGCTGGAGGGGCCGAGCGCCGAGCTGGCGAAGTCCGAGGACGTCGTCGGCGCCTACCTCGGCCACGACACGCACGACGAGGAGCCGGCAACCGCCTGA